The following is a genomic window from Prunus persica cultivar Lovell chromosome G7, Prunus_persica_NCBIv2, whole genome shotgun sequence.
TATTTCCCATACCCACTCGAAAGCGACACcacacaacaaaagaaaaaacccttTAGAAAAATCCATGGGCATCGACTTAAGTCTCTAGCCGCAATCTTGGGATCCCTGCCTTTTTCATGCAGTATGAAATCTCCGCTGCCACTTTCCAAGCAAAGTTTTGTTCCTTTTCACTAATACTCACCCTTACACCTCCTTTTTCCTTAACTTGAGTCACCACATCCCATCTTATTAAGTAATCCCACCAAAAAAGTTTCTCATTAACCCCTCCAATCACTGTGCCACACCTCAAGGAATTTGAAAAAGTGATAGATATCAGATTGGGAAACTGCTCAACACcgatttgattaatttcagCCTCCCCCCCGTTGACCAATAAGTTTTACTCCACCCCTCTAATCCTTTTTCCACTTTTCCTCCACAAGGTTCCAAAAAGTGACTGCTCTCATGTTTACTAACTTGGAATCAGAGTGATTGTTGATGACCCATGATTACCAGCAATGACATTACCACACCCTCAGCATGGATTCCCACTCCTGAAAAATCAGGAGTGTGATTGCTGATTTTATGTGGGCCCAACCCTTGTTTTGATTCCCAAAGTATTATTAAACACTTGAATGACCTTGACTGGGAgtcctatttttttatgttctgAATGGCTTGCTCTTAATAAATGCAAGGTTATACTGtgttggattttatttatttccacGACCACTCTCTTTGATGTTAGTATTCCATGGGTCTTAGATGGATTGTGTCCCTTTGTACGGTAATTGGTGCATTTATGTAGTGATCGCTATTTATTTGCAGGttcttatataattatatcttCGGTAGCTGGATTAGTTACTGCATGATCTTTGTCAATTATTCACCTGTCTGTAGAAGTTAAGCAATGACCCTTCTGTACTTAATTCTAGGTCAAGGTCAAAGAGATGCGGCTCCCGGAATATGTCAGTTGCTTGAGAAGAAGGAAGGCCTGTTCCGGCAGAAAATGATGGGCAAAAGGGTAAATTTTGCGTGCCGGTCTGTCATATCTCCGGATCCCTACTTAGCTGTTAATGAGATTGGGATTCCTCCATACTTTGCAACGAGATTAACATATCCTGAGGTAAGGGTTACTATTGGGCTCTATGGCTTCAATGGAGCGTCaatgttgttttttatttttaatgtcgATCTTCCTACAGAGAGTTACTCCGTGGAATGTTGACAAGTTGAGGAATGCTATTGTCAACGGTTCTGAAATCCATCCTGGAGCTACACAATATGTTGATAAATCTGGTCCCAAGATTTTGAGGCAAAACAGGAGAGAACGCATTTCAATATCAAGAAAATTACCTTCTTCAAAAGGGGCTGTCATGCAACATGGGAAGGGCTCTGATAATGACATTGAAAGTAAAATAGTGCATCGTCACTTGCGAGATGGGGACATTGTGCTTGTCAATCGACAGGTATTGATTAATTGACTTTATATGTATAATTCTCTACCCATATTTTGTGTTGAGGAGGTTTTAAGTTGTTTTGCTATCCAGGCTGATTGTCAACATTATGGTATGAAGCAGTTAGTACTGTGTTTGCCATACTAGTGGTAAATGGCTTATGCTGCTTGTCTTCTGTTTACTtgtaaagaaaagaagtttGGTATTTGTTGATTTGTCTATGTAAGGTGTAGATGCCTAAGTGTTGACCCAAAATAATGATTACATAATAGTTGAATGTTAgatcatatttattaagtgGTTGCGTATGGGACTTTGTATGTGAATATTTAGATGACTGATCCAGTGCTCAAATGAATTCACAGGCTGTGCAACTCCACTTCTTGTTGCTTATGTTTTAACCTCGAAATGCTTCACTAAAGCTAAATGCACAGGCTGACAAACTTGAGATATTTGTTGGCATTAGCATAAAAATTAGGTTTTTATAATAGATAATGTTACTGTACCTATTTCAAAAGATTTTCTTTGGCATTGCACTAAGTGAAAATTGTTTTATTGattcaaatttttgttatgTATTAATATACTAATCTCAATAATATGATGTGGTGAAGTGGCTTCATTTGTACTTCAAATAATTTGTTAGgttaacttttcttttcttataatttgATTAACGTTTAGTTTTTTGGTTGAGTGCTTAGctcatgttttttttcattttgcagCCTACACTTCACAAACCCAGTATAATGGCGCATGTAGTTCGTGTATTGAAGGGGGAGAAAACAATTCGCATGCACTATGCTAATTGCAGGTTGATATATCACACACATATGCACATATATAAATCTTAATATTTGTTTACATATTGACTACATGAACTATGATCCTTGAAATTTGTCTTTGGCTTGCACATGGTAATTTGTGATTTAATGTTGTGATTTCAGTACTTACAATGCTGATTTTGATGGTGATGAGATGAATGTTCATTTTCCGCAAGATGAAATTTCCCGTTCGGAAGCTTACAATATCGTAAATGCAAATAATCAGTACGTAAAGCCGACCAGTGGAGATCCCATTAGAGCCTTGATTCAGGTATCTAATAATTATAATAGTAATATGCCacttaaagataatatttaagttttttaCGTGAAATATTTTGATCAACAATACCAGTGCTTCTCTAAATAATTattgctgtttttttttttttcttttttgaaaatttcagGATCATGTTATAAGTGCTGTCCTCCTTACAAAGAAGGATACATTTTTACGTTGGGATCAATTTAATCAGCTTCTTTACAGTTCTTGTGTTTCAGCCCGTGTGTCAGATGCTTTCTCTGGCAAACCAGATAAAAAAGTTTTCATGTTTAACTCTGAAGGCACAATGCAGCCCCTTCTTCCGGCAATTTGGAAACCAGAGCCCCTTTGGACAGGAAAGCAGGTTATTGTAAATTAACTCAgctattttatatttataatccAAACTAGGGGTCAAAATGTGTTTTCCGTTGAAAATCTGGATGACTTTCTCCTTGTTTGAAAGCATAACTATTTGTGATGTTCTTGGACGCTTACTACATTTATCTGTCTTTgctttgttctttttattgaTTGCTAATTTAACAATTGTGATTTTCCTGgacttttaaatttaaaatgaaattgtCTCCTTTGTGTAGGTCATCACTGCCTTGCTAAATCATATTACTAGAGGTTCTCCGCCAGTTACTGTTGAAAGAGATGCAAAAATCCCACgtggtttttttaattgtaaaaatgttgAAGGAGAAGATAAATCTGGTAATGAtggacaacaaaaaaagaggaaaccaAGCAAAGAACAAGCAACTGATAAAGATAGctcaaaggaaaaagaggagcCTGATGAGAAccatttattaatatatagaAACAACTTAGTACGCGGCGTGATTGACAAGGCTCAGTTTGGTGATTATGGTTTGGTCCATACAGTTCAGGAGTTCTATGGCTCAGATACTGCAGGAAAATTGCTTTCTGTATTGAGTCATTTATTTACCGTGTATTTGCAGGTTAGTCGGGTtcagaatttattttcactGTTAATTATTTAGTTCTATTTCTTGTttgccataatttttttagcaaCTTTGTAAACTTGCATTAAATTGTGCTATGCTTCAGATGCATGGGTTCACATGTGGGATTGATGATCTTTTGCTACTGGAAAGCAAAGACGCAAAAATGAAGGATCAACTAGAAAGTTGTGAAGATGTGGGTGAAAATGTTTACCGTGATTTTATCGAGGTCAAAGATGTTAAGAGAAAAGGTATGCCATTTTCCAGAAAAGCTACTTAGTGAACATTTTTATGTCAACACACATATGTTGGTTGATGATTGTGAGGTCATTGTATGAATGATTTGGAAGCAATGTTTAGAGTGTGAACCCACAGCCCAAAAACGTCAGTTGACGTTTCAGTGTTTTCTATATCCTGTTATGGGGTGGAAGGTCTATATACTTGTTATCGGTGGAAACCTGTGGTGAAAAATCTAATTTCCACAAGATGGGGACGAGTTGATATACGAGTGTTAGCAATGATGGAAATACATGATGTTTGTCGGCATGGTGGCTggctttgaaatttttttgggttgtataCAGGCATTTGTGGGGCAGTGTTTTTATAGGACAATTCTGTAACTGTTTGGACCAAGGTCCAACGGTTATTAGCATAGAAGATTGCAACACGTAAGTAGGACATTTTCTATTAACTATTGTATTTTCATCCTGCTGCTAAAACGTGACATGGGGGCTGTAAGGtgcaccctctctctctctctctctctctctctctacatacataaatatcaagtaaAATCTCAATAAAACATGGGATATTGGAGTATTaacttcaaaaagaaaattagcaTGCCATTGGATGTCTCAGACTCAGATAGAGTCTGCTAGGGTGAGAATTTCAATCttacaaaaaaattggttAAAATGGAGATGTATAATTTCTTACCTGTCTTTCTTTCTGAAGTTATTACAGTCATTTTGTTCCTTTCATTTCTTGATTCATTTGTCTTAATGCATGTTTGATGTCTTGATCAAATTTGCAGATCCAGTGGAACTGCAATTAAACATCGAAAATTTTATTCGGAGTAATGGAGAATCTGCCTTGGCATCCTTGGATAGGAGAATGATTAGTCAGCTTAATAATAAGACCTCCAACTCTGATGTGTTCAAACAATTATTGTTGAGGGGGTTATCAAAACCATCTGTTAAAAATTGTATCTATCTTATGACAACATCTGGGGCTAAAGGTAGTGTGGTAAGTTTCTGGAGTTTGCTTCTTACTTATTCATGCTCGGAGTTATGTGCAACATGATAGTGCACTATCAGATTACTAAGAGTAGTTATGCTTTTGACATTACTTCAACCAGATTTGTTTCTTATCACtgatacatatgtattttagcagaaattttgtaatacgttCATTGGGTATACATACCTTAATATTTTATCAAGTTATAAAGTGTAATGTGAAATTGCATGTGATGTGTTCCATGTCAAAGGTAataaaatatctaagtatATATTTTACTTACAAGTCACAATAAGAAATAAAGATTTCCTTTGTGAAATAAAGGCAATTCTTTATAGCTTCTACATGTACGGATTACCTGCATGTGCTATTTTCATCTTCCCTTTTTATGCTACATCATGATCATGCTTATTAAGATATGtttgttcttatttttgttgttgttgttatttataTTATCAGTTTTACAGTTTATTTTATATTCAATACTCAACATCGGGTGCAAGGCACATGTTAGTATGCGAGTTATTGTATGACAGCTCTGCCAAAAATTTATATCTGATAGATTTTTGTAAAGTTTGACCCTTGGATACATATGGATTCTTGATGGATATGCAAGGGATACCAAAGGTGGtgtattgttttttttcagaaaaaggGGGGTTTCTGCTCTGGTTGaatttaaagattttttaaaattatgaactttatttttgtttaaggAGATTTGGACAGAGAAACAAAACATGAATaagagaagaaggaaaaggaaaaaatacatatattattagaTTGTTTTGTATCCTTACTGTACCAATACCCTATTTTTTGGGGATTCGTTTAATTTCCCTTTGCATTGTATCATGTAAACCATTCCAGTGCAACAGTATGATAGTTCtgatttaatttaaaagtCTACATGTTACCATCTGTAAGCTACGAATTATTTGTtgtcaaattttgttataaagtATTACTCAAGAAACTTCATAAAtagatatttatatatatatatatatatttaatgttGTTTAACGTTTTGATTAGGCTAATCTCCAACAAATAACTTCATATTTGGGTCAGCAAGAGCTAGAAGGCAAACGGGTCCCTCAAATGATTTCTGGAAAGACCTTACCGTGCTTTCCCCCATGGGATTGGTCATCTCGAGCAGGAGGCTTTATCATTGATCGTTTTCTTACTGGTCTTCATCCTCAGGAGTACTATTTCCATTGCATGGCTGGCCGTGAAGGGTAATTTAAACTTCTTTCTCCACCCTGTCTAAGTTGTCTTTGGTGGAAATCATCAGCCTTTATGTTTTTCCCTAAGCAATATTTTGTCGTGCAAGAATATAAGatatgctttttttcttttctagtttcttttttgtttgtttttcttgatggAAGTTGCAAGCTTTATGTCACAGCATCCGTACCCGTCGGGCTGTTGTGCAGCTGTATTGCTTGAAATATCATAGTGCTGGTGGATAAGAAGGTTTAAACTGTGGTTTTTTGTCATAGTCTTGGTTGCATGTTTTGAGTTTCTAGATCTCAAGCAAGCAATGGAGCCTCCTAGTTTAAGTTGAGTTATGACTCAGTAACTGAGACTTGCTTTTCCCTTGGGGAAGTGAAACGAAGATCAAggttggaaaaataaaaacactcatcacataatattaaaaagagaattatttgatttcatgttTATTGGACCATGTTTTTCATATGTAACGAGATTCTGTAAACCCCTTCCACCAACTTAATTAACAAGTCACAATAAACATTTAGGGGGTGTAGAGAGCATTTTGGGAGGTGTCAATAGAATTCTCCATGCAAGTAATATGTAACCAAGGGATCACTCTTGTACTTTGCATACTGGGATGGCATTCATTTGCTTTAAAATACAGATAAAAGATTTACATagatataaaatataaaatatttaaaaaaaacctctcgtcCCGCTTCCTCAGTTCCCCACCCTAGCAGACTTTTGGGGAGGAAAGAAATCCCTATAGTCCATAAGTTCTAACCACCAATCAACTGCTGTGTCTACTCTAATTTTATAATGTAGTGTTGGTTTGGGTCAGTGCTATGGTTTTACAGTAATTTCTGAGAGGTACATTGGATTGTAGTATTGCTGGATTGATTGTATTATTGTGCCACAATGCCTTTAAGAATTATTTCTTGTACTTCATCTTTTCAATCTTCATAGTAGAAGGGGACAATTAATAGCTGAGCATGACTAAATCTTCCTCCGTTCTACAATATAATGTTTTTGAGATAGATTTAGAGTTTGGATGTAAGATTTCAACCAATTTTTGCTTGCtgttagttttcattttataatttgttgttttaattatatattgttcTTGTGTGGCGATGTGCATGCTTGATTATGTTGTAGTTCCGTAATAGATGGAGCCCAGGAAAGAGTTAAATCCTTTGAATAAATAAGCTGTTGCTTATGAGTAGGCCCAAGTCTGTACAAGTTCGTCTTGCATTATTTGGGTTACCTGGAtcatatatttgaaaaattttCCCTAAATTTGTCGAGTGTAAGTGTCTTCAGAAAGGCTGTAGTGGTTTTTTTATAGCACACTGATCGTCTTATCTATTCTTTAACCCAaagatcaataaataaaaaaacattccCTCCTCCCCAAGAAAATTATATAGCTCGGAATTTGGGACCCTGTATTTGTTAGTGTCAAAAAGTGTCCCTTTTTCCGTTTTGGCAGAGGACTCATTCTGAAAGACAGCCCTAGTGAAGGGCGTGCTATAGCCTGTAAACATAGGTAGCGTGTGCTGCTTGTGTGTCGGTTTGTATGCATTTTGATTCttcattttcaaacttttcctTCAGCCACTTACTTCAcctgtgatttttattttttcttttcatttaaaattatttagagAAGCTCTAGTTTATCCTTTTTAGGAATAGCCTTTCagattaaaattttcaaacataTTTGTCACAACAGAAAATCACTATTATGCTTACATGGAGTGTTTTTGCGCACTTGTGTGCCATCATGTTGTTATTGTGGGATgatcaaaaatattttcttttctttacctGGTCAAACAAATAAAGCCAATGGTATATTGTATCCTTAGTAACCATTTCActgattttttctttgtttaactACAATCTTCATACTGCTAGGTTGGTTGATACAGCTGTCAAAACATCTCGTAGTGGATACTTGCAAAGATgcataataaaaaatcttgaGTGCCTAAAGGTTTCTTATGACAATACCGTTCGTGATGCTGATGGTTCCATTATTCAATTTCGTTATGGAGAAGATGGCATTGATGTCCATATGACGAGCTTTATTCAAAAGTTTGAATCCCTAATAGCTGTAAGgacttctttttggttttctgaATATGAATTCCTTgcaaaaccatttttcaataatttatttacttcCTAATGTTTATTCTTCTCAGAATAAAGAAATGTTTCACAAGAAAGGTCGTCGTCAAATGGATAAATTAAATCCTTATATTAAAGACTTGCCTTTGGCtcttaaagaaaaagcagagaaGTTTGTGCATAATTTGGCATTGAAAGAGAAAGATCATAACTTCCAAGAGGATTTCTTGAAGTTAATGGAGCACAAATACCTTTGTAGCCTTGCTCAACCTGGAGAACCAGTTGGTGTTCTTGCCGGTCAGTCTGTAGGAGAACCGTCAACACAGATGACGTGAGTtttcattttacttttctcATATTGTTTTAAATGTTCATTTTCTTGCTATTTATGTCTGCCCTTGGTTACATCTCAAGATGCAAGGGTTAGGCTGGGAACAACGTAGGTTTTCAGgttgaatttttgaaaaaaagggggaaacaGGGACATAATTAAGTTTTCGGAGGATGCATGTTTGGGAGAGTTGTCTGGAAAATGTGTGTTCTAGACTCTATAACTTCTCTAGGTTTCACAACATGGCTAATAGGCTTGTTGCCTCTACTGTCTTACTATTGAACTATGACTTTGGGCTTAGAAGGAACTTGTGTGAAGCTGAGATGATGGCTATTgtcttcattaatttttttctttcagaaatTGCTTGGTTCCACTCTTCCAGGGCTAAAGTCAGGAAAACGACAAGTAGAACCCTCAGGAAGTTTCCCCAGTAAATCTAAAGGTTGTTTTTTAAGCAACACTGTTGCAGTGTAGGCTTTTTCAACCATAAGGATCGATTTGGATTGTAAGAGTTCCCTCCAAGGTGAACATCTTTACTTGGCAAGTGTCTCATGGCATGGTCCATACTTGTGATATGGTTCACGGAAATAGATCAAACAGTTGCCTTTTCTGCCAACGGTGCATATTGTAAAATAAGGATTTAAAATCTGTGGATCATGTTTTCacattttgtgattttgtgtCCGTGGTTGAAGTTGTTTAGTTAGCCAGAAGTAGCTTAGTAATTTCTTGGACTTTTGTTCTCTTCTTTATGAGGAGGGATGAAGGTCAAAATTATGTGGAGTTGCATGGTTTTCGCTGTGCTCTAGGTGGTTTGGCTGGAGAGAAATTAGATGGACTTTTGAAGACTGGCAATGAGACTTAGGAGTTTTGGTCCGTACTTTGAGCATCTGTTTCTGCATAACGTAGGAGTTTATCTTTCACAGATAtgatgaccaaaaaaaatctttcaGATTTTTGGTCCAAAACTTGTAAGTTTTAGTTAAGAACTTGGAAAAACGTTTACTTATTTTTAGCCAatgcataaaacaaaattattcatttttcttgctgcttttatggaacatttattattttttaaaatttgttatttgttttctgAATAAATGGTTTGGTAGGGTTGGATTGTTGATCAGGTAGGATTTAAATTTTTAGGTTGAGGTTGATTACTTTAGAATGTAGAATCGTCATTTTGGAGCTTAGGGTTTAGTGCTCAGCTGCCAAAACTGAAACAGAAAGCAAATTCAGTGAGTGACATAAATGTAATACCTACATAGTTACTTTTGGATTTTATTCTAGCATGGCTCGGTATTGTGGGCTATGGATTTAGGATTTAAGGCTTTAGCTAAATCCTAGAATCTAAGCCCTCCCCAAACCCTGAACAGaatctaaaattaattttattaaggCTGTGGATTGTGATTAGTAGTGAAGTGTATTACTTTTTATTTCAGCGATTTACAGTTTAAAGTGTAACTCTTACTAAGTTACGATGAGTTTATCAGAATTTAGAATGGGTCCTAAAAGACATGGACAAATTGATTTAGTCTCCTTAAAGACATGGACAAATTGATTTAGTCTCCTTAAATACATGGACAAATTGATTTAGTCTCCTAAAAGACATggacaaataaaataattggaaGATTAGAAGATGCTAATTTTTTTGCTAAAGGGAGCTGCTCTTTGGAGTCTATTGCTAAAAACCCTTTTAGCATTAGCTAGCCTTTGTCGTTCTCCTTCGCAGGTCTCTTTGAACTGGCCATCAGTTCCACTTTCTTTCTAATCGTATATTTTTCTGCTTTATAAGATTTCTCTATTtttcaaacagaaaaaaagatgTAAAAATTTATCTCTCCTCTCTTATTTTTGGTACAACCAATTGCATTTGGTAtgtgctttgtttttgtatttagGCGAGCATTATTTTTGgttatattaatatgtatcCTGCCATATGGTTATTGCTATCTTTTTCAGACTGAATACTTTCCATCTTGCGGGACGAGGTGAAATGAATGTGACCCTTGGAATCCCACGCCTCCAAGAGATCTTGATGACTGCTGCAAATGATATTAAGACGCCAGTTATGACATGCCCATTGCAAAAGGGGAGATCGAAGTGAGTCTTTAATTGGTTGTTGTGATATACTTttgctctttctttttgggtggGTATGTTAGTAGACAACTGAACATACTGTacatttaatattttgttataagTCTTTAAGTAACCTTGCAACAGTACGGATTTAttgtttcaaaatttcaaagagaATGCTCTGAGCTATTGAATAATCTTATTTTCACATAAGGCTCTGGTTCATAGTTAAAGTGAGGGTAGGGTTGATGTAAGGGTTTATTCTGCCTCAATTGAATGCAACTTTGCGTGCAAAGCTATCCTTGCTGATAACCAATACCTAGTGTTTATTGATGTCCAATTGCTTTTTTGTAAATTCGCTCTCAATGACAGATCTtatgtatttcatagttttaaaTATTGCTAAACCCTGCTGAGCATGTGTTATCTGATGTTTGTCCTCTAGTATTTTGTTACTTGGACATTTTATGGAATGTAGGGCCACcgtgttttttgtttatagaCTTAGAAATACTCTATTTGTTATATGCAGGGAGGAAGCTCAGGAGCTAGCTGATAAGTTGAAGAAGATCACTGTGGCAGACATAATCGAGAGTATGAAAGTAACCTTTGTGCCATTTTTCATTCAGGATGGTCAAACTTGCCGTATTTATAAGCTTGAGATGACACTCCACGTACCTGAACATCTTCGAACCATCATTGAATATTCATCAGAAGATTGGGAGGAAATCCTAGAGATTGTGTTTGTTAGGGAGTTGGAAGATGCCATACAAAATCATATTCTTTTGCTTTCTAAAATTAGTGGTATTAAAAATTTCACGCCTGATTCACAACCAAAGGCATCAAATGAGACAGATGAAAATCTTCCTGAAAAAAGATCTCaacgtgaggaagaagatgatgacaaTGGTGGTGCAGATGATGGTGAACATGGTGAAGGGGTCGAGGATTTTGGTCTGGATGCCCATAAGCGAAAGCTACAAGCTACAGATGAGATGGATTATGAAGATGGCTGTGATGATGAAGTGAGAGAGGCAGACTTGTCAGATGGAGATGAAAGTGAAATTGATGAGGAGG
Proteins encoded in this region:
- the LOC18769224 gene encoding DNA-directed RNA polymerase I subunit 1, with product MAASEVPTTAVDAIRFGFFTDEEVRKHSFVKVTSPILFDDSTHTPVNGGLYDKAMGPLGDERGQLCQTCGQTAYTCSGHCGHIDLVLPAYNPLLFNILHKLLQRTCFFCYHFRTSRQHVEKHVSQLKLIMKGDVLGAKRLESDSPSEYSDCNGSGNHIDNDSKQQGWTSLQFTEIMSVLDKALPTHGKECKNCKAKNPKISKPTFGWFQMSGNDHARENVLRGCNLEGPLTGQDEEASMLEDNNFNNVATRMQKGQGSKVLSEFFKQKNSLSGDLFPTEVKEIIRLLWENESQLCSFISDIQCQETGTNGGYSMFFLETVLVPPIKFRPPSKGGDSVMEHPQTVLLSKVLEANVSLSQTLTNLEHSRIIRRWRDLQESINVMFNSKTAAGQGQRDAAPGICQLLEKKEGLFRQKMMGKRVNFACRSVISPDPYLAVNEIGIPPYFATRLTYPERVTPWNVDKLRNAIVNGSEIHPGATQYVDKSGPKILRQNRRERISISRKLPSSKGAVMQHGKGSDNDIESKIVHRHLRDGDIVLVNRQPTLHKPSIMAHVVRVLKGEKTIRMHYANCSTYNADFDGDEMNVHFPQDEISRSEAYNIVNANNQYVKPTSGDPIRALIQDHVISAVLLTKKDTFLRWDQFNQLLYSSCVSARVSDAFSGKPDKKVFMFNSEGTMQPLLPAIWKPEPLWTGKQVITALLNHITRGSPPVTVERDAKIPRGFFNCKNVEGEDKSGNDGQQKKRKPSKEQATDKDSSKEKEEPDENHLLIYRNNLVRGVIDKAQFGDYGLVHTVQEFYGSDTAGKLLSVLSHLFTVYLQMHGFTCGIDDLLLLESKDAKMKDQLESCEDVGENVYRDFIEVKDVKRKDPVELQLNIENFIRSNGESALASLDRRMISQLNNKTSNSDVFKQLLLRGLSKPSVKNCIYLMTTSGAKGSVANLQQITSYLGQQELEGKRVPQMISGKTLPCFPPWDWSSRAGGFIIDRFLTGLHPQEYYFHCMAGREGLVDTAVKTSRSGYLQRCIIKNLECLKVSYDNTVRDADGSIIQFRYGEDGIDVHMTSFIQKFESLIANKEMFHKKGRRQMDKLNPYIKDLPLALKEKAEKFVHNLALKEKDHNFQEDFLKLMEHKYLCSLAQPGEPVGVLAGQSVGEPSTQMTLNTFHLAGRGEMNVTLGIPRLQEILMTAANDIKTPVMTCPLQKGRSKEEAQELADKLKKITVADIIESMKVTFVPFFIQDGQTCRIYKLEMTLHVPEHLRTIIEYSSEDWEEILEIVFVRELEDAIQNHILLLSKISGIKNFTPDSQPKASNETDENLPEKRSQREEEDDDNGGADDGEHGEGVEDFGLDAHKRKLQATDEMDYEDGCDDEVREADLSDGDESEIDEEENEVEIGKDGEIGVIDANDEMPGSPLEEAGDLAKPKSKEKKTKSGSQIRKKRKVRAEMVKKETDRAIFVSAKGFHFEVHFRFADNEPHILLSQIAQKTAQKVYIQRSGKVADCKQITCDENQVLCFGKDPENKQSFSSKEKKEMPALQTTGIDFGTFWQLQDVLDVRYIYSNNIHAMLNTYGVEAARETIIREINNVFKSYGISVNIRHLTLIADFMTHAGGYRPLNRFGGIVESISPFNKMTFETASKFIVEAAYHGQVDRLETPSARICLGLPVNVGTGCFDLMHKMEVECTQR